In Muribaculum gordoncarteri, the genomic window ACCTCCAAGCTCGAGATAGAGCTTGTTTCCGAACTTGGCGATACGCTCTTTGATGTGTTCGGACTGAATTTTCAGATATTTGTCGTTGTCAAAACCGTATATCATAACGGAATGCAAAGATAGATAAAAAATGGCACAAGACGAAAACTCAGTATATGATTTTTCATCTTGTGCCTCAATGAATGAATTCATTACACTCTAATGTCGTAACAAAAGAGATTGTTCCATGTATTATAATGTGTTATTTATAATAGAGGATTGATTTTTCTCTGCTAGCGCTTGATGGACATTATGTCGTCGGGTGAGAGGGGAGTGTAGGGGCCGTCCTTCACCTCGAATATCACCGACGGCTCGATGACCTCGAGAGTGTGCCATTGGCCTGACGGAATGTGCACTCCGTAGTTGCCCTCCGATGGATTCAATGTGAACCGTTCGGTTTCATTGCCCTCGGAGTCGTAGAACATGACATTGATCAGTCCCCTAAGCAAGATGTAGGTTTCGGCAGTGTGGCGATGACGGTGTACCGGTAGATGTGTCCCCGGTTCGAGCGCGTTGAAAAGACGTTGTGCCTTTGCATCGAGCGATTCATGAAGGTTGTAGTTCATTCGCAGCCGCTCAGATTTGCGGGCCTGTTGCGAAACTTGATTCAGAAGCTTATCGTCGATAATCATAATTTATTTTTAGATTTCAGATATTCGAGGTGCAGATGGAAATATTTCCGTTGGAAAACTGTATATCCGGCCGACAGGACTGCGATCACCGAAATGAAGTAGACCCATTCGTTGATGTGTAGATAGAGAGCCCCAAGTGATATCGTGGTCTGCAATGCGAAGTATATTGTCGACACCAAAGTATGGGGCATCCCAAGCTCATTGGCCATAATCTGATAGGCGTGTTTGCGGTGTGGCTTGAATATGTTCTCATGCAGCATCAGTCGGTGGATTATGGTCAGGACGGAGTCGACTCCGTATACGGCAAAGAAAATGAGATACCAAACCTGCCCGGTGGCCATTATCAGCGCTCCCAGCATGAACAGCAGAATGAAGGCTATCGACACCGAACCCACATCGCCTGCGAAGCATCGTGCCCTTTTTCGGAAATTGAATATGCAGAATACGAGCACGCTAATGCCGATTATATAAATCATTGACCGGTCGATGAATCCAATGTGACTGTTCACGATTGCCAGTGGAATCAGTATGGCAATCGAATAGGCACCCGTTATTCCGTTTATGCCATCCATGAAGTTGTAGGCGTTTATTATTCCTGTACACACAATCAATGCCGCGATTGAAATCCACCAGGACTCAAGTGTCAGGAATCCGAGTTGGTGAAACATCAGGAGCATGGCTATGAACTGAATCATCAGCCTGATGCGGTTTGGCATCGAATGAAGGTCGTCGACGAAGCTTACAGCGGCAATCATCGTCAGTCCCAGCATAAACCACGGATAGGCGCCGTGCGACACAATGAAGTAGGCCATAGCACCGAAATAGAAGACTATGCCTCCTCCTCTAAGTGTTATTGTGGTGTGTGACGACCTAAGATTCGGCTTGTCTATTATATTGAATCGGTCGGCGAGTTTGAAGTATGCCAGTTCGGCCGCCATGAGGATGACGGAGATTATCAGATAGGTCATTGTAGGTGGTTGGACGCTATTTTGAAATGAAACTCTTAATGGTATGGGTCAGGCCGTCATAGGCTCTCACCGGCATTCGGTCAATTCCTAAGGCCTTCTTTATCTTGTCGTTTGACACGACATAGCTTTCGGTCAGCTTGTCAAGTCGGAATGTGTTCAAAGGCAGATGCAGCACATCGCCAATTCGTGCCGATGCATTGATTATTCCGCGCGGGAGTTTTATTATGCGGGCTTTTTTGTCCATGGCTTTGCACATTACCCTGATGAGTTCGTTGGTGGATAGGGCTTCGTCGTCAGCCATGTTGTATATGCCGCTTTCCATGTGTGATGAGAGGATGCGACCGATTACGAATGTTAGATTGTCAATGGATGTGAATGTCCGTCGGTTGTCAAATGCCCCCAGAGGCCAGGGAATTCCTTTGCTGATTACACCGTAGAGCAGATTGAGGTTGCCCTTGTTGCCCGGTCCGTGAATCATGCAGGGGCGCATGATTATCACATCTCGGCCGGTGTAGGCTGCGGGCTCGTCACTCAGTCGTGCAAGGATGTATTCCTCGGCGCGCACCTTGCTCTCTCCATAAGGTCCGACGGGACATGGCGTCACATCCTCGGTGAGTATCTCGCCGGGAACCCTGTCAACGGCCGCCTTTACCGAGCTGAAGAAAATGAATTTTTCAATGGATTTATGAGTCGTGAAGTAATCGAATACTTTTTTAGTGAGGTCGGTGTTAACTTTGAAATACACATCGGCCGCCGACTTGTTCTTAGTGTCATGGGCCTTGCCTGCGAGATGGATTATGGCATCGACCCGAGGAATTTTGTTATTTTCAAGGTCGTCCCAAGAGAATGTCCTTATGACACCGTCCTGCTCGGGGCTTATGATGTCAAGGCCGTAGATATCGTAATGATTTTTTAGTGCCTTGACAAGATTTGTGCCGACAAACCCGTGTATGCCGGTAATAAGAAGCGATTTCATAATCCAGTTCCGATTATTTTTTCGAGATGATTGATGCACTTTGTGAAGTCGTAGTATTTTCGACTGTATTCTTTGCCGTTAGCTCCCTTCTGCGTTAGTTCATCCTTGTTCAATGTTGAAAGATGCTTGAGAAGATTGGCAAGTTGCTCTGAATCTCCTGCCGGTACACTCCAGCCGCAATCGGCTTCTCGAATAGTATCGGCTCCTTCCCCATTTATCATCGCTACGACAGGCTTTCCCGAGGACATATAAGCTTGTAATCGTGATGGGACTGTCAATGCGAATATAGGAGTGTCCTTCAACGCCATGAATAGTATGTCGGCTTGGGCAAAAAATGCAGGCATGGCTTCAAGGGGATATCTTCCGAGGCAGAATATGTTATTCATAAGGCCATTTTCGCGTGCATAATTTTCGACATATTCTCGTTTTCGGCCATCACCTATAAAATTGAATCTTATGTTACTCCCTTTAAGCATTCGAGCAGTTTCCATTATATGTGGCAAATCCTGAGCGTCACCCATGTTACCGGCGATAACTACGTTGAATCCTTTAGGGAGTTTTGGAACATCAATCATCTTTTGCGACTCCAATGAATCTTCTACCCAATTTGGAAAAAATTCGATTTTGTCCTTAAAGTCACCTTTATTACAGATTGATTTCTCATATCCTTTAGATCCTATCATGAGGGTCGTACAATTATCATATATCCATTTGGTGAGCTTTTCAAACGGATATATGATATTTTTGTTTGTTATGCCTCCGGCAGCTGTAAGACTTTCGGGCCAAAGGTCGAGCACCCAAAAATGGACAGGTATTTTCTGTAACTTTTTTATTATTACCGCCGGAATCCCAACGAGAATTGGTGATGGCTCATGAACTATTATTGCATCATACTTTTTAGCGATACCAAACCAAAGGCTCTTTAAGGATGCGAAGAATGTGTAGGAAAGATAGTTCATAGCAAGCCAAAAAGAACTGCCTGAATGGCGGGGAATAATTAGCGACCTATGGACTTTCACTCCATTTATTGATTCTCTGCGCTTTTTGAATATTCCGTAACCTTTGTAAAAGCGTCCTTCGGGATAATCGGGAATTGCTGTCATTACACTTACATCATGGCCTCTCTTTTGAAGTTCAAATGCCATGTCGTTGACTTTGAAATTCTCGGGATAAAAATGTGGTGTGACAATGAGAAGCTTCATGATTTTTATTTGCGCCAGATCATGCGATTTACTATGCCTGTGTAGGATTGAATCAGGCGAACTACTTTGTCGGATACGTTTTCATCAACATAAGCATCAACCGGTGAAGGGATAAAGCCCGACTTTTGCATTTCGACCGCCATGTTGACGGCTTGTATTACAGCGTCGGAAGTTATGGAGCCAATTACGAACACTCCACTGTCAAGAGCTTCGGGACGCTCGGTACTCGTTCTAACCGAAACTGCCGGGAAGTGCAGCGATGCACTTTCTTCGGGAAGTGTGCCACTATCGCTCACTACGCAGAATGCATTTTCCTGGAGCTTGTTGTAGTCAAAAAATCCGAGAGGTTTATGCTTTATCACTCTGCTGTCAAATTCAAATCCGCGAACCGAGATGTATTTCTCGGAGCGAGGGTGACATGAATACAGCACGGGCATTTCGTAATGTCGAGCCAATGAGTTTACAGCTTCCATCAGAGAGTAGAAATTAGATTCGATATCAATATTTTCTTCGCGATG contains:
- a CDS encoding WbuC family cupin fold metalloprotein, which translates into the protein MIIDDKLLNQVSQQARKSERLRMNYNLHESLDAKAQRLFNALEPGTHLPVHRHRHTAETYILLRGLINVMFYDSEGNETERFTLNPSEGNYGVHIPSGQWHTLEVIEPSVIFEVKDGPYTPLSPDDIMSIKR
- a CDS encoding MraY family glycosyltransferase — its product is MTYLIISVILMAAELAYFKLADRFNIIDKPNLRSSHTTITLRGGGIVFYFGAMAYFIVSHGAYPWFMLGLTMIAAVSFVDDLHSMPNRIRLMIQFIAMLLMFHQLGFLTLESWWISIAALIVCTGIINAYNFMDGINGITGAYSIAILIPLAIVNSHIGFIDRSMIYIIGISVLVFCIFNFRKRARCFAGDVGSVSIAFILLFMLGALIMATGQVWYLIFFAVYGVDSVLTIIHRLMLHENIFKPHRKHAYQIMANELGMPHTLVSTIYFALQTTISLGALYLHINEWVYFISVIAVLSAGYTVFQRKYFHLHLEYLKSKNKL
- a CDS encoding NAD-dependent epimerase/dehydratase family protein; the encoded protein is MKSLLITGIHGFVGTNLVKALKNHYDIYGLDIISPEQDGVIRTFSWDDLENNKIPRVDAIIHLAGKAHDTKNKSAADVYFKVNTDLTKKVFDYFTTHKSIEKFIFFSSVKAAVDRVPGEILTEDVTPCPVGPYGESKVRAEEYILARLSDEPAAYTGRDVIIMRPCMIHGPGNKGNLNLLYGVISKGIPWPLGAFDNRRTFTSIDNLTFVIGRILSSHMESGIYNMADDEALSTNELIRVMCKAMDKKARIIKLPRGIINASARIGDVLHLPLNTFRLDKLTESYVVSNDKIKKALGIDRMPVRAYDGLTHTIKSFISK
- a CDS encoding glycosyltransferase family 4 protein codes for the protein MKLLIVTPHFYPENFKVNDMAFELQKRGHDVSVMTAIPDYPEGRFYKGYGIFKKRRESINGVKVHRSLIIPRHSGSSFWLAMNYLSYTFFASLKSLWFGIAKKYDAIIVHEPSPILVGIPAVIIKKLQKIPVHFWVLDLWPESLTAAGGITNKNIIYPFEKLTKWIYDNCTTLMIGSKGYEKSICNKGDFKDKIEFFPNWVEDSLESQKMIDVPKLPKGFNVVIAGNMGDAQDLPHIMETARMLKGSNIRFNFIGDGRKREYVENYARENGLMNNIFCLGRYPLEAMPAFFAQADILFMALKDTPIFALTVPSRLQAYMSSGKPVVAMINGEGADTIREADCGWSVPAGDSEQLANLLKHLSTLNKDELTQKGANGKEYSRKYYDFTKCINHLEKIIGTGL